In Hyalangium gracile, the genomic window GGCTGGAGGGAAGCTCCGGCGAGCGAGGCCGCGTGTCCATCTACACGCAGGACAGCTGGACGGCGCTCTCAAACCCCCGCCTGGTGGTCGTCCCGGGAGCGCGGCTGGACCTGGACTCGCAGTTCGGCCCGGCCGTCACGCCGCGGCTCGCGCTACGGATGGATCCCCTGTCCACCCTCACGCTGCGGGCCAGCTACGGCTGGGGGCTGAGGGCGCCCAGCTTCCAGGAGCTGCTGCTCGACTTCGAGAACCCGAGCGTCGGCTACACGGTGCGCGGCAACTCGGACCTGAAGCCGGAGCGCTCGCGCAGCCTGAACCTGTCCATGGAGTTCCGACCGTTCTCCCGGTCGATCCTGTGGCTGAACGGCTTCCAGCACTCGCTGCGGGACATGATCTCCGTCTCCCTCCAGCAGGACACGGAGGGCCAGCACTTCGTCTACACGAACCTCGAGCGGGCCAGCGTCCGCGGCGGTGAGATTGGCCTGCGCCAGAAGCTCCCCGCCGGCGTCATGGTGGACGCGAGCTACTCGCTCACTGACGGCAAGGATCGCACCACGGGCCAGCCCCTGGAGGGCCAGGCTCGCCACCGCTTCACGGGCCAGGTGTCGTGGCGGTTCCGCCCGTGGGGGCTCGAGGCGTGGGCTCGAGGCGCCCTGGTGGGCTCGCGTCCCTTCTACCCGGACGTGGATGGCGATGGCGTCGCGGATCGCTACGACTCCGACCCCTACGTCACGGTGGATGCCCGGCTCACCAAGGATCTGCCCGCCGGGCTCCGCCTCTTCGTGGCGGGCGCGAACCTGGCGGCGGCGGGCAACCCGGATGACCTGCCCATCCCTCCGCGCACGTTCCAGGTCGGCCTCTCCGCCCAGCTCTGAAGTCTTCCTCCGCTCACAGGAGCCTCACATGCGTGTCCTGTCGTCCTCCTTCCTCTTCCGCGCCTCATCCTCCCTGCTCCTCGCGGGGTGGATGGCGGCATGCGGCCCGGATCTCCAGCCCGCCCCCGGAGAGAACCCCGACGTCGAGAACCCGGATGAGGAGGTGCCCACCGATCCCAACGTGGCCCACGTGGACAACGGCGACGGCAGCTTCACCACCACCGTCAACGCCACCAGCCAGACGGAGTGGATCGGCCTGGACCTGGACCAGCGCCGCCAGGCGAGCGCGGCGGAGGACAAACAGTGGGACCTCGCGTTCCAGCGCTTCCACATCCGCCTGCGTGGGGGCGTTCACGGCGCGGGAGCGGTCGAGGCCGCCCTGCTCCCAGGCGCGAGCTTCGCCCAGGTGACCCAGGCGCCCTCGGCGGGCTACTCCACCGACGCGGCGGATGGCGCTGACGAGAACAGCGACCCGGACACCGCCTTCGAGGTGGGGGATGGCTGGTACAGCTACAACCCCACCACCCACAAGCTCGCTCCGAGGGAGCAGCTCTACGTCGTGCGGACGGACGCGGGCGCCTTCTTCAAGGTGCAGCTGCTCTCCTACTACGACACGGCCGGGACGCCGGCCATGATCCAGCTCCGCTGGGCGCCCGTGCAGCCTCCCACCACGGGCGAGCTGCAGGTGAATGCCACGGACTCCAATGCCTGGGTCTACCTCCGGGTGGATCAGGGCGTGGTGCAGGTGGCCAACCCCGAGAGCTCCCTGGACTGGGACGTCGCGGTGCGGCGCACGCAGTTCCGTACCAACGGCGGCAGCAGCG contains:
- a CDS encoding HmuY family protein, giving the protein MRVLSSSFLFRASSSLLLAGWMAACGPDLQPAPGENPDVENPDEEVPTDPNVAHVDNGDGSFTTTVNATSQTEWIGLDLDQRRQASAAEDKQWDLAFQRFHIRLRGGVHGAGAVEAALLPGASFAQVTQAPSAGYSTDAADGADENSDPDTAFEVGDGWYSYNPTTHKLAPREQLYVVRTDAGAFFKVQLLSYYDTAGTPAMIQLRWAPVQPPTTGELQVNATDSNAWVYLRVDQGVVQVANPESSLDWDVAVRRTQFRTNGGSSGPGVGGARIAEQSDFAAVQKASTVGYVDDVNQPLPGPPNSGTASVNAVLNDWYDYDINTHVVTPKARVFLVRTARGEYARMRITSYSSGQYTLRLTSVPRDTGVVRLTVDASQSSQTVGVRLGRGAVATLSTATPSSDWDISFRRTWIQTNSGTSGSGHAGALLSTATSLAELTTAPEGTYVEDRMLTVPGPTPSEASGNPVLNDWYDYDMATHVVTPKASVFVVKTVEGAYAKVRIVSYEGGRFTLEYAYSGPGRTAF